In Paraburkholderia youngii, the genomic stretch TTGCGCGAAACCGGCCGCCGCCGGGTCCGCTTCGCAGCCGACGAAGACCAGTTCGCGCGCGAGCTCGGTGCCCGCCAGCGCGCGCGTGAAGAAGCGCGGGTAGCGCAGCGACGGCTGACAGCCGAAGAACACCAGCAGGTCGGCGCGCGCGCGCACTTCGGAGAGCGTCGTGAAGAACGCGCCGCGATCCTGCAACGCGAGCGTCGCGGGCGTCAGCGCATCGCCGTGCAGATGATCGAGGATCGCGCCGCAGGAGGCGGCAAGCGGATACAGCGCGCGGGTGCCGGCGACGTCGGTGGCGAGGCCGCCGAACAGCGGGCGGCGCGCGTTCGCGAGCAACTGTGCGGCGCTCGCCAGCGCGGTATCCATGTCGACTTCGTTGCCATCGACCACGCATCCGCATTGCGCATCCGCCGCGCCGTACTGCGCGAGTGCGTGAGCGAGCCGCGAACATTCGGTGTCCGGTACTTCGAGCGTGCCGTCGTCGTGGGAAGCGGCGACCAGGTCGTCGCATAGCAATGGGCAGAACGGACAGATCCAGTCGCGTGTGAGCGTCGCGGCGCGCGTTGCGCTCGGGCTAGGGGGCGATGGATCGATGGCGGGACTATGCATGGGCCAGGTTTAGCAAGCTCCATGCCGATCTTTGGACGACGCATCGGCGGGCGAGCGCCGCGCCGAAGCGGGCCGCGCTTACGGTCATGCCGCTTTGCATTCAGCGGATCGACCTGCGCGAAGTACCGGCGGCAAGCGTGCCCGATCGTGCGTCGGCGCGCGGGTTCAAGGGCCCGCTGCGCCATACAAAATGTGTGCCGTTCTGGAGCAGAGTGTCACACGCAAACTGTCCGGCTTGTGTTGCGTTTACAGACAGCGCTGTCAGAACGTGTGGCATGGAAATTGTATGGAAGGCCTACGCTGAATCGGAAGGCGCGCAGTCGAGCTGCCGGTCGTGCAGCGCGGACGCCACCAGCCAGGCGCTTGCGCCGGTGGCCGCCGCGGCGGCCAGATCGGCCTGATTGCGGATGCCGCCCGCGCCGATCAGCGTGGTGTGCGCGGCGGCTTGCGCGCGCAGGCGCTCGAATGTCGCGAGGTCGGGGCCGGCGTAGCTGCCGACCTGGTCGAGCGTCATCGCGATCACGCGCGACGGCCACCATGCCGACGAGCAATCGAGCGCGGTCGCGGCGAGCAGTTCGCCGGCGCGATGATCGAGCGACAGGATCGGCGCGAGGCCGGCGCGCTGCGCCGCGTGCACGGCATGGATTTCGCGAAGCGTCTCCGAGCCGAAGACAGGCACGACGGTCGCGAGGCTGGAATTGGCGGCACGGCGGTCGGGTTGATCAACAGCAGCGTCGATGCGCTCGAACAGCGCGCGCATCGATGCGTAGTCCGCGAAGCCCGCGTCGAGCCACAGTTCGATGCCGGGCAGCGCGGCGCGCAACGCGGCGAGCGTCGAAGCATGCGCGCCGCGCTGCAGGATGGCGCCGAGATCGGCGATATAGAGCGTGCGCGCGCCGCTGGCTTCGAGTAGCGCGCGGGCGGTAGCAAGTGGGTCGCTCGTCGCGACGAGGCGGGACTGGATGGGCCGATAGGCGTTCCGCTCGCCGCGTACCGCGCGGACGACCTGGCCGTCGAGCAGATCGAGAACAGGTATCACCTGCATAGAGGGGCGCTTTCCTTTGACCAAGATCTTTGTTTATGAGTATCTCACCGGCGGCGGCATCGACCCCGCGCTCGCCGGCGCAGGCAGTCTCGCCGATTTGAGTGCGCTGATCGTCGAAGGACGCGTGATGCGCGACGCGCTGGTCGCCGCTCTGCGTGAACTGGACGGCGTGCAGGTCACGTTCGCGACCTCGCGCTTCGAAACACGAGCGCCGGGCGACGCTCATTGTATGGCCGCGCCCGGCGAATCGATGACGGCGTTCGTCGCGCGCGTCGCGCGCGAGCACGACTACGCGTGGGTCGTCGCGCCGGAATGCGACGGCCTGCTGCTGCGCTTTCACGATGCGGTCGGCACCGCCCGGTGGCTCGGCTGCGCGAAGGAAGCGATCCGCGTCGCGTCGAGCAAGAGCGCGACCGCGGCATGTCTTGCCGCGCATGGCATTGCGACGACGCCGGCGCTCGAACCCGGCGACCCAGCCGCGCAGCACGGCGGCCGCTGGGTCGTCAAACCGGACGACGGCGCGGGCGGCCTCGACACGATCGTCTACGAGCGCTTCGCCGATGCCTGCGCCGAGTACGAGGCGCGCGCGGCCGCGGCGCGCAATCCGGTGCTGCAGGCGTGGGTCGACGGCGAGCCGTTGAGCCTGTCGCTGATCTGCCGCGGCGACGCGACCAAGCTGCTCAGCATCAACCGTCAGCAGATCGGGCTGAGCGGCGGCGACGCGCCGGGCGAGGTTGCGCGGATCGTCGAGTTCGACGGCGTGCTGGTCGATCAAATCGACCAGCACAGCGACATGGGCCGCGCGCTCGACACGCTCGCGCATCGCGTCGCGCGGGCCATCCCGGGTTTGCGCGGCTTCGTCGGCATCGATGTCGTGTGGCATCCGCAACGCGGGCCGGTCGTGATCGAGGTGAATCCGCGTCTGACGGTCGCTTATGCGGGGCTGTCGGCGGTGCGCGGCAGCGGCCTGACGCGCGCGCTGCTGGCCGCGCATGGCGTGCGACTCGAGCGCTGCGGCGCGGCGCGCGCCAATCCGCTCACATTCGAGGTGCGTCCTTGAGCCCCGCCCGTTCGAACCCGGCGGTGCGGTTCGGCTGGGACGTCGGCGGTGCGCACGTGAAGGTGTCGCTCATCGACGGCAGCGACGCCGTGCTCGACGTCGTGCAATGGCCGTGTCCGCTGTGGCAGGGGCTCGACCATCTGCAACGCACGATCGACCTCGTCTTCGAGCGCTGGCCGCAGGCCCGCACCGAAGCCGTGCAGCATGCGGTGACGATGACCGGCGAGATGGTCGACCTGTTCGCGGACCGCGCCGAAGGCGTGCGCGCGATCGTGGCCGCGCTCGCGCAGCGGCTCGGTTCGTCACTGCGTTTCTACGCCGGCGACGCCGGCTGGCTCGCTGCCGACGACTGCCCGGCCGGCTGGCGCCAGGTCGCGTCGGCGAACTGGCTCGCGACCGCGAGCTGGGTCGCTACCCGCATGGCGAACGCGCTGCTGATCGACATCGGCAGCACCACTACCGACATCATTCCGATCGTCGACGGCCGGGTCGTCGCGCGTGGCGCGACCGATGCGGGCCGGCTCGCGAGCGGCGAACTCGTGTATCACGGCGTCGTGCGCACGCCGTTGTGCGGCGTCGCGCATCGGATCGAATTCGGCGGCGCCACGCTGAACGTGATGAACGAATGGTTCGCGACCACCGCCGACGTCTACCGGCTGACGGGCGAACTGGACCCGCTGCACGACGTGCAGCCGAGCGCCGACCAGGGACCGAAGACACAGGCGGCGAGCCGCGCGCGGCTCGCGCGCATGATCGGGCACGACGCGCACGACGCGTCGGACCTCGAATGGCTGCAGTTTGCGCGGCGCTGGCGGGCGCTGCAGGTGCGCGAAATCGGCGCAAACCTGATGCGCGTGGTCGCCGCGCAGCCGTCGCTCGCGGCCGCGCCGCTGGTGGGCGCGGGCTGCGGCCGCTTCCTCGTCGCCGCCTTGGCGCGCGACGAAGCGCGCGGCTATATCGACTTCGGCGCGTTGGCGGGCGTGCCCGATGCCAGCGCGGCGTGGGCGGCGACCTGCGCGCCGAGCGTGGCGGTCGCGCTGCTGGCGGCGCGCGAACCGGGAGCGCAGCGGCGAAGCGCGTGTGGCGTGGCAGCGCGCGCGGCATGAGTTGACCGGCGCGGCGCCGCCCGAAGACGGGGCGCCAGCGCACGAGTAGCGCAAAGAGGGACAGTGGGGACGATTGGGCGAGCGGGACAAGTTCGGTGATGAACGAGGTTGCGAAACGACGCGACCCAGCCGGGCACTCAACTGGACGCGAGGACAACAGTCATGTGGGTGGTCAAGATCGGAGGCAGCCTGAGTCACGACCCGGCACTGCGCCACTGGCTCAGCGAGCTATGCGAAGTCGGCGGCGGACGCGTGGTGATCGTGCCCGGCGGCGGCGATTTCGCGGACAAGGTGCGCCAGTACCAGGGCGAATGGAACTTCGACGATCTGGCCGCGCACAACATGTGTCTGCTCGCGATGACGCAATACGCGCTGCTGATGCAAGGTGTGTCGCCCGAACTGGTGATCGCGTCGAGCGAGGCGAAGATTCGCCGCACGTTGCGCGACGGCCACGTCGCCGTGTGGGTGCCCACCGCGCTGATGCGCGACACGCCCGACGCGATGAGCAACTGGGACACGACCTCCGACAGCCTTGCCGCCTGGCTTTCGACGATGCTCAACGCCGAGCGGCTGATCGTCGTCAAATCCTGTCCGATCGCCGCCGACGATCCACTCGAAATGCTGGCCGCGTCGGGCGTAGTCGACCGCAAGTTCGTCGACTACGTGACGGATGCGAACTATGTGGTCGAACTGCTCGACAAAAGCAACGTCGCGCTGATGCGCGACCGTTTGCTGAACATTCCGGTGATGTGAGCGGTGGCTATAGCCGCGTCGCGCTCGTCGAGCCCGGCAGCGGCGCACCGCCATCGACGCGGATTTCGCCAGCCGGCCGATGCAACGCGCTCGCCCATTGCGCGACGCGCTCGGGATCGAGCCGCGAGCGGCGCCCGTCGGCGCACAGCGCGGTGCGAAAACCGGCCACGTCGGGCGCCAGCGCGCGGATCTGCGGCAGTTGCGCCCAGCCGAGCGCACCGGCGATGCCCACCATCGAGCCGCGCTGACGCGCGAGCCGCAACCAGCGTGCGAGCGAGTCGACATCGACGTGATCGAACAGCGTGCCGCCGTCCTTGCTCGCGGTATCGAACATCAGGCCGGCAAAGCCGAGCGCCGCGGTGTGGCTGACGAGGTCGTCGTCCATGCCGCCGTCGCACAGCAGCACCGGCACGACAGTGGCCGGCAGATTCGCGAGCTGCTCGATGCAGCGCCGCGCGGCTGGTCCGCGCGCGACCCCGACCTTCACATAGTCGACGCCGGCGTCGCTGACGTCGATCACGCGCGTGGCGATCTCGTCGAACGCATCCGCCGGCACGTCGCCGATCGCCGCGCTGATCGGCTTGACCGGATAGCGCGCCCGCAGCTGTCGCGCGATGTTCGTAATGGCGCCGACCGACAGGCCGCCGAGCGCGCCGTCGTTCGGTTCTTTCAGGTCGATCAGCTCGGCGCCGGCGCGTGCGGCATCGAATGCTTCCTCATCCGAGCGGACGCTCGCAAGCAATGCGGTCATCGGGATTCTCCGCGGCAAACGGGTTGAGGGTCTAACAGACCCTAATGATGGGCGGAAGCGGCGGCGTGATTGGCCTCCCCTTTCAGATTCGCGCGGTATCGCGCGACCGCGGCGACGAGCCAGCCCCATGCGGTGCGCTCGTTGTCGCCGGCGGTTTTGTCGATCGCGATCTGCAGATAGGCCATTTCGCGATCGACCTTGTCGGCCGGCAGCATGAAAAGCCGGCTTACCAGAATCGCGCCTTCCACGACCGCCGACTGCGCGCGATTGAAGCCCGCGAACGGCGCGTGGTTTTCGCGGTGCACGCATTTCATCACCAGTACCGGGCGCTCTTTGTCGTCTTGCAGTTCGTCGAGTTCGAGTTCGGCGTGGGCCAGCGATTCGGCCAGCCGCACGCTCGCGACACGGCTTGCGGCCACGGTCGGCCAATCGGTCGCGCAGTGCGTGACGCAGCCCGCGAAGATGCGCACGTCGGTCGTGAAATTCAGCACGGCCGCGCGCGTCGCGACGATGTTGTCGAGCGTAACCGACGGTCGGAAAGGCGCAAGGATGATGCGCTCACCCTCGTAGCGCGCGCCCATCGGCGCGATATGAGGACGGCCATCGCACGCTGCCGTGGTGACGATCGTTTCGTGGATCATGGTTGGGAACGTTTGTCCCGACAGCGCCGGAAGGCCGGCCGTCAGCAGAGGTCAAACACAAACGGGAACCGCAAAGGGGCCGCGGCGTGCGGCCCGGTTGCGGGCTTAACGCGTAGCGACATACATCACGATTTCAAAACCGAGGCGTACGTCGGTGTAGCTCGGAGTCGTCCATTGCATACGTGCTTCCTCCTTCGGTTGAAACTGCGGTTGGAACTGCGGTTCGAACTACTCTGAGCCGCCGGCCCGGCGAATTTTCATGCCCGATCTCGACGGCAGCCGGCATCACGCAATCTCCATGCCCGTGCGTGTGCCGGCCGGCCAGGCGGGCGCGCATTCGAGGGCTAATACAGCGCTCGGCGAATTGCGCCACGCCCTGGCGCTCGCGCGGCTTGCCAGACGCAAGCGTCCGCGCGGTGTGGCGGAAACGAAGCAAAGTGTTCCATCGCGATTCGCCAATCCGATTGCGCTGTCACCCGTGCCCGTCTCCCACACCAGCCGATTCTGCTCCCATTGCCGTTTCATGGCGTGAAAAAGAAACTAACGATGTGATAGCGATAATCGATCCATTAAGTCTGCCAAATAAAATCGTGAATTCCCCTTGAGCGTGTCCGTGCCTACAGTGCAACTCAAGCGCTTCGTTCTTCCGGCAGTGCGCTTGCCACCTTCGAGGACACGTCATGAACGATTTCAGTCAACCGCCGATCCAGCCCGGACATCAAGCGCGCGATCCGCACAATCCGCGCGAGCGGTACGCGGCAGGCGTGATGAAATACCGCGAGATGGGTTACTGGCAACCGGACTACGAACCGAAAGAGACCGACGTGATCGCGCTCTTTCGCATCACGCCGCAACCCGGTGTCGAACCCGAGGAAGCGGCGGCCGCGGTGGCCGGAGAATCGTCGACCGCGACGTGGACGGTGGTGTGGACCGACCGCCTGACCGCCTGCGACATGTATCGCGCGAAGGCGTATCGCGTCGAACCGGTGCCGGTGTCGCGCGCCGACGAGCCGCAGTACTTCGCGTACATCGCGTATGAACTCGATCTGTTCGAAGAGGGCTCGGTCGCGAACCTGACCGCGTCGATCATCGGCAACGTGTTCGGCTTCAAGCCGCTGAAGGCGTTGCGGCTCGAAGACATGCGCATCCCCGTCGCGTATCTGAAGACGTTTCAGGGACCGCCGACCGGCATCGTCGTCGAGCGTGAACGGCTCGACAAGTATGGACGCCCGCTGCTCGGCGCCACGGTCAAGCCGAAGCTCGGGCTGTCGGGCAAGAACTATGGGCGGGTGGTCTACGAGGGGCTGCGCGGCGGCCTCGATTTCCTGAAGGACGACGAGAACATCAACTCGCAGGCGTTCATGCATTGGCGCGACCGCTTCCTGTTTTCGATGGAGGCGGTGAACCGCGCGCAGGCGGAAACCGGCGAGGTCAAAGGGCACTACCTGAACGTGACGGCCGGCACGATGGAGGACATGTACGAGCGCGCCGAATTCGCGAAGGAGCTTGGCTCGTGCATCGTGATGATCGATCTGGTGATCGGCTGGACCGCGATCCAGTCGATGTCGCGCTGGGCCCGCAAGCACGACATGATCCTGCATTTGCATCGCGCGGGGCACAGCACCTACACGCGGCAACGCAATCACGGCATCTCGTTTCGCGTGATCGCCAAATGGCTGCGCATGGCGGGCGTCGATCATGCGCATGCGGGCACCGCGGTCGGCAAGCTCGAAGGCGATCCACTGTCGGTGCAGGGCTACTACAACGTGTGCCGCGACGCGCACAACGCGGTGGACCTGTCGCGCGGCCTCTTCTTCGATCAACCGTGGGCCGGCTTGCGCAAGGTGATGCCGGTCGCCTCGGGCGGGATTCACGCGGGGCAGATGCATCAACTGCTCGACCTGTTCGGCGACGACGCGATCCTGCAGTTCGGCGGCGGCACGATCGGCCATCCGGCCGGCATCCAGGCCGGTGCGACTGCGAACCGCGTCGCGCTCGAAGCGATGGTCAAGGCCCGCAACGAGGGCCGCGACATTCTGCGCGAAGGGCCCGACGTGCTCGAAGCCGCCGCGCGCTGGTGCACGCCGCTCAAGCAGGCGCTCGATACGTGGCGCGACGTCACTTTCAACTACGCGTCGACCGATACGCCCGATTTCGCCGCTACGCCGACTGCGGCTTAAGAGAGCCGAGCTTTACCCGCCAGCGCTTCACGAGCGCATCCGCAACGTGGTGCTACGGCACCGCGCGGGGCACCGTTGACGCCGTTCTGAACGCGACATCCATCAACGAGGTTCGTCATGCGTATTACTCAAGGAACGTTTTCTTTTCTGCCCGAACTGACCGACGAGGAAATCGGCCTGCAAATCGACTACGCGCTGCGCCAGGGCTGGGCCTGTTCGGTCGAATTCACCGACGACCCGCATCCGCGCAACACGTACTGGGAAATGTGGGGCCTGCCGATGTTCGACCTGCACGACGCGGCAGGCGTCTTGCAGGAGGTCCGGGCCTGTCGCGAGGCGCGGCCGCAGCACTACATCAAGGTCAACGCCTTCGATTCGGAGCGTACCTTCGAGACGATGCGCCTGTCGTTCATCGTCAACCGCCCGGACGTGGAGCCGGGCTTCCGTCTGTCGCGCCAGGACGCGCAGGGGCGCACGCAGCGCTACAGCATGACGGGCTATGCGACCGACCGGCCGGCGGGCGAGCGCTACGGCTCAACGGGCTGAGCCGCTGATCGAGCACGAGGGTGCAAGACAGGCACACGACAAACGCGCAAGGAGGAGCAATGACTGACGCCGCCATCGTGGACGCACTGCCCGCGTCCACCGCGCACAGCGACGACGCCACGCCCCACATCGACCTCGCGGCGCTGTACCGCGACTCGGGCATCGGCGACGTGCTCGGCGAACTCGAACGCGATCTGGTCGGGCTCGCACCCGTGAAGACGCGCATTCGCGAAGTCGCCGCGCATCTGCTGGTCGAACGCGCACGGGCTTCGCTGGGTCTCGCGGGCAGCGCGCCGACCTTGCATATGTGCTTCTCCGGCAACCCCGGCACCGGCAAGACGACGGTCGCGCTGCGCATGGCCGAGGTGCTGCACCGGCTCGGCTACATCCGCCGCAATCATCTGGTGTCGGTCACGCGCGACGATCTGGTCGGCCAGTACATCGGTCACACCGCGCCGAAAACGCGCGATGTGCTGAAGCGCGCGATGGGCGGCGTGCTGTTCATCGACGAAGCGTACTACCTGTATCGTCCGGAGAACGAGCGCGATTACGGGCAGGAAGCGATCGAAATCCTGCTGCAGACGATGGAGAACCAGCGCAGCGACCTGGTCGTGATTCTGGCCGGCTACGCGTCGCGGATGGAAGTGTTCTTCGAGAGCAATCCGGGTTTCCGCTCGCGCATTGCGCATCACATCACGTTTCCCGATTACGAGGAAACCGAACTGCTCGAAATCGCCGAGCGGATGCTCGACACCATGCATTACCGCTTCGATGCCGCGTCGCGCCGCGCGTTCGCCGACTATCTGGCGCGCCGCATCCGGCAACCGAATTTCGCCAACGCGCGCTCTGTGCGCAATGCGCTCGACCGCGCGCGGCTGCGCCAGGCGAACCGCCTGTTCGCGAGCGCGTTGCAGGGCGGCGAGCCGATCGATGCCGCCGCGCTGACGCTGATCGACTCCGCCGACGTGCGCGCGAGCCGCGTATTCGACGAGCCAATGCAGCCGTCCTCGCCACCGCCTTCCACCGCGCGCGCCGTCACGGCGCCGCCGGGCTGAATCACGACACCATCGAAGGAGAACGCCATGCAGGACGGACGCACGACACTTTCGAAGTTCCTGATCGACACGCTCGATCGCCCGCCGTGTACGGACGACACGCGGGACACGGCGGGACTCTCCGCGCTGCTCATCGACGTAGCGGCCGCCATCAAATCGATCTCGGCGATGCTGACCAAGGGAGCGCTAGGCGGCAACTACGGTTCCGCGCAAACGCTCAACACGCACGGCGAGGAGCAGAAGAAGCTCGACGTCTCCACCAACGAGATTTTCGTGCAGCAATGCGAGTGGGACGGATTGCTGGCCGCGATGGTGTCCGAGGAAATGGAGCACGTGTACCCGATTCCTCCGGAGTATCCGCGTGGCGAGTATCTGCTTGCGTTCGATCCGCTCGACGGCTCGTCGAATATCGACATCAACGGCGTGGTCGGCTCGATCTTCTCGGTGCTGCGCACGCGCGACCCGGCGGAGGATGCAAGCAGCGAAGCCGCGTTCCTGCGGCCGGGCTGCGAACAGGTGGCGGCCGGCTATGCCGTGTATGGACCCTCGACGATGCTGGTGCTGTCGGTCGGCAACGGCACGCATGGCTTCACGCTGGAGCGCGACATCGGCAACTTCGTGCTCACGCATTCGAACATCCGGATTCCGGAAGAGACCGGCGAGTTCGCGATCAACGCATCGAACGAGCGCTTCTGGGAACCGCCCGTGCGCCGCTACGTGCAGGAGTGCAAGGACGGCCGCAGCGGCTGCCGCGCGCGCGACTTCAACATGCGCTGGATCGCGTCGATGGTCGCGGAAGTGCATCGCATCCTGATGCGCGGCGGCGTGTTCATGTATCCGCGCGACTCGAAAACGCCGGCGATGGAAGGGCGCCTGCGCCTGCTCTACGAGGCGAACCCGATGAGCTTTCTGGTCGAGCAGGCGGGCGGCCTCGCGACCACCGGACGCGAGCGCATTCTCGAGCTCGCGCCGCGCGCGCTGCATGTCCGCGTGCCGGTGATCCTCGGCTCGAAGGTCGAGGTGGAGCGCATTGCGCGCTATCACGGCGAATACGACCGCGGCGAGGACAAGCCGTTCTCGTCGCCGCTGTTCGGCACGCGCTCGCTGTTCCTGCCGGATTTCACGGCGTGATCGGCGACTGAGCGCACAGACGTACAGCGCACGGCACCAGAAACACAGTCATCCGGAGACAAGCGCATGTCAGTCAAACATCCGATCATCGCGGTGACCGGCTCGAGCGGCGCGGGCACCACCACCGTCATGAAGAGTTTCACGCATATCTTCAGACGCGAGCACATCAATGCGCAGATCGTCGAAGGCGACGCGTTCCATCGCTACGACCGCAACGGCATGCGCGCGGCGATGCAGGAGCGCGAACGCGACGGCGTGCCGAATTTCAGCCACTTCGGGCCGGAAGCAAATCTGCTCGAAGAACTCGAAACCCTGTTCACGCGCTACGGCGAAAACGGCAGCGGGCAGTTTCGCCACTACGTGCACGACGCGGCCGAAGCGCAGTTGTACAAGCAGGACGGCGGCACCTTCACGCCGTGGGAGGACGTCGCGGCCAATACCGACCTGATGTTCTACGAAGGGCTGCATGGCGCGGCGGTGACCGACAAGGTCAACATCGCGCGACATGCGGATCTGCTGATCGGCGTGGTGCCGATCATCAATCTCGAATGGATCCAGAAGCTGCACCGCGATCAGACGATGCGCGGCTACACGCACGAAGCGGTGGTGGACACGATCCTGCGTCGTATGCCCGACTACGTGAACTACATCTGCCCGCAGTTCTCGCGCACGCATGTGAACTTCCAGCGCGTGCCGACCGTGGACACGTCGAATCCGTTCACCGCCCGCGAGATCCCGCAGCCCGACGAGAGCTTCGTCGTTATCCGCTTCGCGCGGCCGAAAGGCATCGACTTCCAGTATCTGCTGACGATGCTGCACGACTCGTTCATGTCGCGCCCGAACGTGATCGTCGTGCCGGGCGGCAAGATGGGACTCGCGATGCAGCTGATCTTCACGCCGATGATTCTGCAACTGATCGATCGACGCTCGCGCGCCTGACGTTTTCGAAGCGCACCCGACGCGGCGCGTCGCGGACGGTGCGCGTTGAGCACGCCGCTCGACAAGATTTCATTTCATATCGAGGAGCACGCAATGGCCTTCATCACCCTGCGGCAACTGCTGGATCACGCGGCCGAACACGACTACGGCGTGCCCGCGTTCAACGTCAACAACATGGAGCAGATTCACGCGATCATGCGCGCGGCCGAGGCGACCGATAGCCCGGTGATCCTGCAGGCGTCGGCCGGCGCCCGCAAGTACGCGGGCGAACCGTATCTGCGCCATCTGGTGCTCGCCGCGCTCGAGGCGCACCCGGACATTCCGCTCGTGCTGCATCAGGATCACGGCGCGAGCCCGGCGGTGTGCCAGCAGGCGATCCGCTCGGGCTTCACGTCGGTGATGATGGACGGCTCGCTATTGCCCGACCAGAAAACGCCGGCCGCGTATGACTACAACGTCGAGGTGAGCCGCCGCGTGGTGGACGCCGCGCATGCGGTCGGCGTGTCGGTGGAGGGTGAGTTGGGCTGTCTCGGCTCGCTCGAAACGGGCACCGCGGGTGAAGAGGACGGCGTCGGCGCAGAAGGCAAGCTGACGCGCGAGCACCTGCTGACCGACCCCGACGAAGCGCGGCGCTTCGTCGATGCGACCGGCGTCGATGCACTGGCAATCGCGATCGGTACTTCGCACGGCGCGTACAAGTTCAGCCGCGAGCCGACCGGCGACATCCTCGCGATCGACCGGATCGCCTCCATTCATTCGCGGATTCCGGACACGCATCTGGTGATGCACGGTTCGTCGTCGGTGCCGCAGGAATGGCTCGCGGTGATCCGCGAGTACGGCGGCGAGATTCCGACCACCTACGGCGTGCCCGTCGACGAAATCCGCCGCGGCATCGCGCACGGCGTGCGCAAGATCAATATCGACACCGACATCCGTCTCGCGATGAGCGGCGCGATGCGCAAGTCGCTCGCCAATGCGCGCTCGGAATTCGATCCGCGCGCGGCCCTGAAGGCGGCCACCGCCGCGGCTAGCGCGATCTGCATCGAGCGTTTCGAAGCGTTCGGTTGCGCGGGGCAGGCGGCGCGCATCAAGCCGCTGCCGCTCGACACGATGGCGAGCCGCTATCACTGACGCCACTGGTACGGAGAACGCAATGCGCGAATTCCTGATTGCTCCGTCGCTGCTGTCGGCGGATTTTGCCCGCCTCGCCGACGAGATTCGCGACGTGACGGCGGCCGGCGCGGACTGGATTCATCTGGACGTGATGGACAACCACTATGTGCCGAACCTGACCGTAGGGCCGCTCGTGTGCTCGGCGATCCGGCCGTACACGTCGCTGCCTTTCGACGTGCATCTGATGACCACGCCCGTCGATCCGCTGGTGTCGGCGTTTGCCGAGGCCGGCGCGAACCTGATCAGCTTTCATCCGGAGGCGACGCTGCACGTGCATCGGACCATCGAACTGATCCGCTCGCACGGTGCGCGCGCCGGGCTCGCGTTGAATCCGGCCACGCCGCTCACGGTGCTCGATCATGTGCTGGAGATGCTCGACGTCGTGCTGGTGATGTCGGTGAATCCGGGCTTCGGCGGCCAGGCGTTCATTGCCGAAACGCTCGATAAGCTGCGGCTGCTGCGCGAGCGCGTCGATACGACGATGCAGCGCACCGGCCGGCCGTTGCTGATCGAAGTGGACGGCGGCGTGAAGGTGTCGAACATCGCGCTTGTCGCCACGGCGGGCGCCGATGTGTTCGTCGCGGGATCGGCCGTGTTCGGCGCGAGCGATCGCGCGCAGGCGATTCGCGGCATGCGCGGCGAACTGGCTACCGTCGACGAACCCACGAGCGTGGCGGCCATGCAGTGACGGCGCGGTGGGTTCAGCGCTTTTTCATCGTCTCGCCCGGCCCGCACCAGACGCTGAGGTCTTCTTCCGGCCGGTCGATCGCGCAGCCCCAGTCGAGCGGCTGGTCCTGATCGAAGCGCTTGCCGAGCCGCCACGCGAT encodes the following:
- a CDS encoding HisA/HisF-related TIM barrel protein, translated to MQVIPVLDLLDGQVVRAVRGERNAYRPIQSRLVATSDPLATARALLEASGARTLYIADLGAILQRGAHASTLAALRAALPGIELWLDAGFADYASMRALFERIDAAVDQPDRRAANSSLATVVPVFGSETLREIHAVHAAQRAGLAPILSLDHRAGELLAATALDCSSAWWPSRVIAMTLDQVGSYAGPDLATFERLRAQAAAHTTLIGAGGIRNQADLAAAAATGASAWLVASALHDRQLDCAPSDSA
- a CDS encoding ATP-grasp domain-containing protein; amino-acid sequence: MTKIFVYEYLTGGGIDPALAGAGSLADLSALIVEGRVMRDALVAALRELDGVQVTFATSRFETRAPGDAHCMAAPGESMTAFVARVAREHDYAWVVAPECDGLLLRFHDAVGTARWLGCAKEAIRVASSKSATAACLAAHGIATTPALEPGDPAAQHGGRWVVKPDDGAGGLDTIVYERFADACAEYEARAAAARNPVLQAWVDGEPLSLSLICRGDATKLLSINRQQIGLSGGDAPGEVARIVEFDGVLVDQIDQHSDMGRALDTLAHRVARAIPGLRGFVGIDVVWHPQRGPVVIEVNPRLTVAYAGLSAVRGSGLTRALLAAHGVRLERCGAARANPLTFEVRP
- a CDS encoding hydantoinase/oxoprolinase family protein, yielding MSPARSNPAVRFGWDVGGAHVKVSLIDGSDAVLDVVQWPCPLWQGLDHLQRTIDLVFERWPQARTEAVQHAVTMTGEMVDLFADRAEGVRAIVAALAQRLGSSLRFYAGDAGWLAADDCPAGWRQVASANWLATASWVATRMANALLIDIGSTTTDIIPIVDGRVVARGATDAGRLASGELVYHGVVRTPLCGVAHRIEFGGATLNVMNEWFATTADVYRLTGELDPLHDVQPSADQGPKTQAASRARLARMIGHDAHDASDLEWLQFARRWRALQVREIGANLMRVVAAQPSLAAAPLVGAGCGRFLVAALARDEARGYIDFGALAGVPDASAAWAATCAPSVAVALLAAREPGAQRRSACGVAARAA
- a CDS encoding amino acid kinase family protein, which codes for MWVVKIGGSLSHDPALRHWLSELCEVGGGRVVIVPGGGDFADKVRQYQGEWNFDDLAAHNMCLLAMTQYALLMQGVSPELVIASSEAKIRRTLRDGHVAVWVPTALMRDTPDAMSNWDTTSDSLAAWLSTMLNAERLIVVKSCPIAADDPLEMLAASGVVDRKFVDYVTDANYVVELLDKSNVALMRDRLLNIPVM
- a CDS encoding (5-formylfuran-3-yl)methyl phosphate synthase, whose amino-acid sequence is MTALLASVRSDEEAFDAARAGAELIDLKEPNDGALGGLSVGAITNIARQLRARYPVKPISAAIGDVPADAFDEIATRVIDVSDAGVDYVKVGVARGPAARRCIEQLANLPATVVPVLLCDGGMDDDLVSHTAALGFAGLMFDTASKDGGTLFDHVDVDSLARWLRLARQRGSMVGIAGALGWAQLPQIRALAPDVAGFRTALCADGRRSRLDPERVAQWASALHRPAGEIRVDGGAPLPGSTSATRL
- a CDS encoding DUF447 domain-containing protein, whose amino-acid sequence is MIHETIVTTAACDGRPHIAPMGARYEGERIILAPFRPSVTLDNIVATRAAVLNFTTDVRIFAGCVTHCATDWPTVAASRVASVRLAESLAHAELELDELQDDKERPVLVMKCVHRENHAPFAGFNRAQSAVVEGAILVSRLFMLPADKVDREMAYLQIAIDKTAGDNERTAWGWLVAAVARYRANLKGEANHAAASAHH
- the pqqA gene encoding pyrroloquinoline quinone precursor peptide PqqA, with amino-acid sequence MQWTTPSYTDVRLGFEIVMYVATR